Part of the Sulfuriflexus mobilis genome is shown below.
TGGCAAAAAGTTGTTTGTCACCAGTACAAAGGAAGACAAATTAGTCGCCATAGACCTCAGTAGCGGTGAGTTGCGTTCGATAAAGCTGTCACCCGCCCCCTATCATCTGAACACGATACGCGGTACGGGAAAGGTTTATATATCCAGCCGGAAATTGCCCATTATATGGGTGATGAACCAAAAAAACCTCGAAGTGCTGGGTAAGATTAACCTGCCGGGCGGGGAAGCGCATCAAATGACGGTTGTGAAGGACTAAGGTCAAGAGGTGTTATTTTACTAGGTTGGCGCATGCCTTACGGAGTATGTTAACGGTTAAACCGGAGAGAGAAAAAAGATGACTGGACACACAAAAACAAATAATGGGCTACAAGATCCGGTTTGCGGGATGAATGTTACCGCAGCATCAGAACACCACACCCGTCATGAGGGCAAAGACTGGTATTTTTGTAGCGCAGATTGTCTGCACAAATTTGAATCTGGACCGGTGCAATATTTGAATAAGGACTCCTCCGCTCCTCTGGGACAAGTGAAAGCCCCCGAGAGGACATTATTTACCTGCCCTATGCACCCCGAAATTGTTCAGGAAGGCCCGGGGACATGCCCCAAATGTGGCATGGCGTTGGAACCAAAGGGTGCCCCGGAATTTTCCGACAAGACCGAATATGTTTGTCCTATGCACCCTGAGGTAGAAAGTGATGTGCCCGGGTCATGCCCCAAGTGTGGGATGGCACTTGAACCGCGTACCGTTACGGCTGAAGAGGATAACGCGGAACTTATCGATATGAGCCGACGTTTCTGGGTAGGTACGGTACTGGCTTTACCCGTGTTTATTTTGGCCATGGTCGCCGACCTGACCCCGGATTGGTTACCCCAGGCACTGTCATTAAAAACTGTGCAGTGGATTGAGTTTTCCCTGGCCACGCCGGTGGTGCTGTGGGGGGGCTGGCCATTCTTTGTTCGGGGCGTGCAATCCATCAGGACCTGGAACCTGAACATGTTTACCTTAATCGGGCTGGGGGTGTCGGTGGCCTGGGTCTATAGCGTGGTTGCCATGCTGGCACCTCAGCTATTTCCACCGGATATGTTGCATGAGGGCGGCACAGTAGCCGTCTATTTTGAAGCCGCTGCGGTGATAACCGTGCTGGTTTTACTGGGGCAGGTACTCGAACTGAGAGCCCGCTCACGTACCAACACGGCCATCAAGTTGCTCCTCGGTCTGGCACCGAATACGGCCCGCATTGTCCGGGACGATGGCAATGAAGAGGATATACCTCTGGAACAGGTTCATCCCGGAGATGTACTGCGTATTCGCCCGGGTGAAAAGGTGCCCGTCGACGGTATTACCATTGAAGGCACGAGTCATGTTGATGAGTCTATGGTGACCGGTGAATCAATTCCGGTGAAAAAGACTGCAGATGACCGACTGATCGGTGCAACCATAAATGGTACCGGTAGTTTGCTCATGCGGGCTGAGAAGGTAGGGGCCGATACCTTGTTGGCACAAATCGTCAATATGGTGGCAGAGGCGCAGCGCTCACGTGCGCCGATCCAGAAACTGGCTGATACGGTTTCGGGCTACTTTGTTCCTATTGTGGTGCTGATTGCCGTTGCCGCCTTCTTCGCCTGGTGGCTGTGGGGGCCTGAACCCCGGTTAGCCTATGGGGTCATTAATGCCGTCGCCGTTTTGATTATTGCCTGCCCCTGCGCACTCGGGCTGGCTACACCCATTTCTATTATGGTGGGTACCGGCCGCGGCGCAATGGAAGGTGTGCTTATCAAGAATGCAGAATCACTCGAGATCATGGAAAAGGTTGATACCCTGGTGGTCGATAAAACCGGAACCCTGACCGAAGGTAAGCCGAAGCTGGTTTCCGTTACAGTAACCGGGGACATTGATGAAGAAAATGTCCTGCGCCTCGCAGCGTGCCTGGAACGCGCCAGTGAACACCCACTTGCCGAGGCGATAGTAAAAGGCGCACAAGACAAGGGCATCAGCCTGGTCCAGGCTGCTGATTTTCAGTCAGTCACTGGTAAGGGCGTGACCGGTGTGGTCGAGAATCACAAGCTTGCCCTGGGGAATATAAAATTACTCGAAAGCCTTGGTATTAATGCCAGTGAGATGTCGGCGCAGGCCGATGGATTACGCACCAAGGGGCAAACAGTAATGTTATTGGCTGTGGATGGTAAGGCAGCTGGACTCATTGGTGTCGCTGACCCAATAAAGGAAACAACGCCCGAGGCCATCCGTCACTTGCATGAAGAAGGGATAATGGTTGTTATGCTGACAGGCGATAGTCGCAGGACGGCAGAGGCAGTTGCCGCGATGCTGGATATCGATCAGGTGCAGGCCGAGGTGTTACCCGAACAAAAGGCCGAGGTCATTAAGCAACTGCAGGCACAGGGGCGGGTGGTTGCCATGGCCGGCGACGGCATTAACGACGCGCCGGCACTGGCGCAGGCACAGGTGGGTATTGCCATGGGTACCGGTACGGATGTGGCTATGGAAAGTGCCGGAGTGACACTGGTCAAAGGCGACTTACGAGGGATTGTCCGTGCGCGACGTCTTTCACGGGCGACGATGAAAAATATTCGCCAGAACCTGTTTTTTGCCTTTATATATAATTCTGCGGGTGTGCCGATAGCCGCAGGGGTGCTTTATCCTGTATTTGGGCTATTACTCTCGCCAATGATCGCTGCTGCAGCCATGAGTTTTAGTTCGGTTTCAGTGATAACCAACGCGCTGCGCTTACGCAACGTAAAACTCTAGATGAAGGGAGGTGGATTATGTTTGGTCATGATGGTGGTGTATTTTTCGGAGGCGGATTTATGTGGATATTCTGGATATTACTGATAGTGGTTTTATTAGTGGTGGTGAAGGCTATGGCTGGCCCGGACAAGGGCAGCAATTCCGGGCAGGGCGATACACCAATAGAAATATTAAAGAAGCGTTATGCGAAAGGCGAGATTGATGAAGAAGAGTTTGAGCGCAGACGCAAAGAGCTGGAGTCATGATGCCTGATACAACAAATAATACTGGAGTTTGTAACAATGTGAGAATGTCAGACAAGCCCTCCACCCAGGGTTATGTGGACGTTAGCTGACGGTATTAATAATTATAAGCTTGTCAGCAATGTAGAAATTCACATCAAAACCAACACAGAGCGTATTGGCGGCAGTGCCTTCATGGACGTTGGAAATGCTGTTACGATTCTTACTTGTGTTAATCGGTGGGAGCGCTAAGAGGTAGAATATACGCATATTTGGTCAGTGTTTACATAGAGTAAGATTTGCCACTGTAGTCGTGTAGATTTTGGGTAAGTCATTTTTTGCAAAATTGCCAGAGAATTAAGGAAATAGATATGAGTGAGAGTACCCATCTTGTGATATCAGGAATGAAATGTGCGGGTTGTGTTGCCAATGTGCAAAAGGCGCTTGAGGCGCTTGATGGAGTGAACAGTGTGGAGGTCAGTCTTGAATCGGCATCGGCGACTGTGCGCGGGGATGCCGACCCGGCAGAGTTGGCACGGGTGGTTACCGAGGCCGGTTATCCTGCTACATTGGCATGAATGAATTCAGCGGATAGAGAAAAAACATGAGCAGTCAGTCTTCATCAGTACGCCTGTCTATAGGCAGCATGAGCTGCGCCGGTTGTGTGGCGAGCGTTGAAAAGGCCCTGCAACAGGTTGGTGGCGTGGCCTCAGCGAGTGTCAACTTTGCCGAACATACTGCCGAGGTCCAGGGTTCAGCCTCCGCAAGCGCGCTTATCAAGGCGGTGGTCGATGCGGGTTATGAAGCGGCTGAATTAAAGACCGCCGAAGATACCGAGGGCAAAGAGGCAAAAGAGTACGCCCAGTATCGGCAACTCATCCGCAAGAGTCTGCTCGCGGCAATGGTCGGTGCGCCGTTGTTTGTTTCCGGTCTGCTGGGCAAGATGCCGGGCCTTGTCGCACACCAGCTATTCTGGATCGGCATCGGCCTGATCACATTGTTTGTTCTGTATTATTCGGGCAGTAATTTCTTCAAGGGCGCATGGAAGTCCTTCCTGAACCATAACGCCAATATGGATACCCTCATCGCACTGGGTACCGGCAGCGCCTGGTTATACTCGATGTTGATCACCATCTGGCCAACATTGGTGCCGGTCTCGGCACAGCATGTCTATTTTGAGGCGGCGACGATCATCATTGCCCTGATCAATTTCGGCTCCGCCCTGGAGATGCGCGCCCGTGGCAAGACCTCCGAGGCCATTAAAAGGTTAATCGGTCTGCAGCCAAAAACCGCACGTGTGGTCCGTGACGGCAAAGAGATCGATATCCCCATCGATCAGGTCGGTCTGAACGAAACCCTGCGTGTACGCCCCGGCGAGAAGATCGCCGTCGATGGCGTGTTGATCGATGGTCACTCCAGTATTGATGAATCCATGCTGACCGGTGAACCGATCCCGGTGACCAAACAGGTAGGCGATGAGGTGGTCGGTGGCAGCCTCAACAAGAGCGGTAGTTTTCTCATGCAGGCGAAAAAGATCGGCAGCGAGACCATGCTGGCGCAGATCATCGACATGGTGCGCACCGCGCAGAACTCCAAACCTGCTATCGGTCGGCTTGCCGATCGCATTTCGGCCATCTTCGTCCCCACGGTTTTGATCATTGCCGTGCTGACAGCGCTGGTCTGGTACAACTTTGGTCCGGAGCCACGGGTCAGTTACATGCTGGTGGCGACCATGACCGTGTTGATCATCGCCTGCCCCTGCGCGCTCGGCCTGGCCACGCCGATCTCGATCATGGTCGGCGTTGGCAAGGCCGCCGAGTTTGGCATTCTCATTCGTAACGGTGACGCCCTGCAGCAGGCCGGCCAGCTAACAACCGTAGTCCTCGACAAGACCGGTACGGTAACGGCCGGTAGCCCTCAGGTAACGGGTTTCAAGCTTGTTGGTGGCTATACGGAGGCCGAGCTGCTAAGCATGGCCGCCAGCCTTGAGCGCGGCTCTGAACACCCACTGGCCGAGGCGATCATGGAGGCGGCGCAACAACAGCAACTGAACATAACGGACGTCGAGGACTTTGAGGCCGTGGCCGGGCACGGTGTGCGCGCCCGACTTGAAGGCCGGCAACTTCTGTTCGGTAATCAGCGGTTGATGGAAACCCACGACATTGATATCACTATGTTGTTGGAGGCGGCCCAGACGATGGCCGGTCAGGCACAGACGCCAATGTACCTTGCGGTAGAAGGTCGGGCCGCGGGCATTATCGCCGTCAGTGACCCGGTTAAGGCAGACTCGAAAGCTGCTATTGAACGCCTGCAGGCGCTTGGCCTGCGCGTGGTCATGCTCACCGGCGACAATCAGGCCACGGCCGATGCGGTAGCGAAACAGGTTGGCGTCGATGTGGTGATCGCCGAGGTCCTGCCGCAGGACAAGGCAGCGCAGGTTATGGCCTTGCAAGCGCAAGGCGAGGTCGTCGGCATGGTCGGTGATGGCATTAACGACGCGCCGGCGCTGGCACAGGCCGATGTCGGTTTTGCCATTGGCACCGGTACCGATGTCGCCATTGAGAGTGGCGATGTCACCCTGATACGCGGTTCACTGCAGGGCGTTAGTGACGCGATTGGTATCTCACGTGCCACGGTGCGCAATATCCGCCAGAACCTGTTCGGGGCTTTTGTTTATAACAGTCTCGGCATACCGGTGGCGGCCGGTGTCCTCTATCCATTAATGGGCATCCTGCTCAACCCGGTAGTGGCGGGGGCGGCGATGGCCATGTCCTCGGTGACGGTCGTCACGAATGCCAATCGTCTGCGTTTTTACAAAGGCAAAATTTTGTAGAACGGTTATGCTGACCGTAGGTCAGAAGTGGACAGGATCTAGCCGATAAAGCCTTACTCTTTGGGTGGTGCAAAAAAACGTGTGAATCCTGTCTCATTAATTTTTTCGCCTAAGCATCTATTCTCGGGCGAGAAGCCAATGATTAATTGAACGCCTATTTGCCCTGGATCCCGGTCTGACCCCGAACGCCGAACTCGTTGGCATGTTTATCATCGTTCGCGGCGTGTTCGTGTTCGCCGCGTGCCTGATAGGCGCGGGCGCGTACATAATAGGCCGTGCCACGCAGGTAATAGGGGCCTTTGTCTATGACACGGCTACAGCTCTCAATGGCCCGTGCGTATTGTCGGTTACGTTCATAACTGCTGCACAGGTTGACGAGCAGTGCATAATTATCCGGCTGTAACTGGTTGGCACGTTGCAAATGCTGCAAGCCCTCAGGATATTTTTCCACCACGTTGAGGGCATTACCCGCGGCGTTATGTGCCTGCCAGCTATCGGCATCAAACTCGAGGGCCTTTTGTGCATAAAGCAGGGCCAACGGTGGCTGGCCAAGTGACAGTTGCACCTCGGACATGGCCGCCATCATCTGGGCATTATTCGGGCAGCGCTTCAGCGCCGGGAAGATACTGTTCTCAATAACATAGAGGGCCTGCAGGTAGTCTTCACTGCCCGCTGGATAATTATCCAGGGCCTTGCGGTGCTGGTTATCGATAGCTTGAACTGTTTGCGCACAGGTTTCTGCGCGCGAGAGGGCAGGTTGCAGGCTCAATAACAGCGCACTGCAAAAAAGCATGACCGCAAGGTGTTGTGTGCTGGACATAGATCACCATTCTTGTGGATTTGCATCAATGCTAACATGGGGAAAACAGAAAAAGCTTACCTAATTTTTCTTATAAGGGTTGCATTCTGCAGGGGTAATAATAGAAAAAAGCAAAACCTGGCCACGTTAAGTCTGTCACCTGCTGAAGGCAGACGACTAAGATTGGCAATGGGAGGTAAAGCTGTTAAACATCAATGGGTGCCGCAGTCTGGATGATTTTTGTTACACTCGGACCATGCAAACTATTCTCGTAAATATACTGGGTTTACTGGCCATCGGTTTTATTGTCTGGTGGTTCTGGCGTACCTAAAATCTTTGTCGAGGTGCATTAAGTATTTCCTGCACCGGCCTCGCGAGTTCTGGTCAGCACAATGCGGCAAGTCACGTTAGGGGCAGGCTTAGCTACGTCGCCTACATCAGATGATGCCTGGTATTGGCGCGCGCATTCAGGCGACCTCGTCGTAGACCATGATCTCGAGTGTTTCGTTAAAACAGGCCTCGGCCTGTTTTAACACAGTTTGTAAAATATTCGGTGTCAGCCCGACGGTTTGCAGGGCGGTGACTTCCAGCGCCTCGGTTTCCTCGATATCGCCGCCGACCCGGGCGAGCATGGTGTTGGCCAGGTAGTTGGCGATATGGATAATCGCTGCCTCTTTCGGGTGCTGTTTGGCAAAACGCGGGGTATGGTGAAACTCGACGGCCTCGCTGAGTGCCGAGGGCAGATTCCATTGGCGCAGCAGCTCACCGCCGACGGCGGCATGGTCAAAGCCGATGATCTCCTGTTCGACGATGTGCACGATCTCCCGATTCTGTGTGCTGTGGGTGAGTGTCTGGCTGGCCAGTTCGGGCAATTCACGGTAAATAAGCAGGTAGCCAATGTCGTGTAGCAGGCCTGCGGTGAAGTAACGCTCAACATTGGCTTCATGCAGGTGGGCCGCGAGGAGACGGGCAATCACTGCACAGCGCAGGCTGTGGCGCCAGAAGGTCTCCATGGAGACCAGTTCATTTGTGAACGCCGAGAAGACCTGGATGGCACTGGTGGCGAGGAGCAGGTCACGTAGTTCATTCATGCCGATGATCGTGATGGCGCGGGGGATGCTGTCGATGCGTGAGGGAAAACCGTAAAATGGGCTGTTGGCGATCTTCAACAGGCGGGCGGTCAGGACGGGGTCCTGGCGTATGACCTCGCCAATATCGGCAGCGGAACTATCCGGGGCATTCATTATCTCATTGACGCGGGCCACGCTCTCGGGGAGCGAGATGGCATCGCCGACGGCATTGACCAGATCTCTGGCGGTAAATGGCATATATGCATCCCTGTGTTGTCCAAAAATGAGACCGACTTGTAAACGCTTGCGTCCCGTATCAACAATCCTTTGCACGGATAGATTACTATATGAGAGTTTACGCCGGGAATAAATAGGGTGTTTTACAAGGATTTGTCTAGATTGAGTCTTTTGAGGTAAGTCTATGAGTTGGTGGGGAAAAGTCATCGGTGGCGCGTTCGGGTATTTACTCGGTGGGCCGCTGGGCGCCCTGATGGGCGCCGCCCTCGGGCATAATTTCGACAAGGGCCTGGGGGGGATGTCGGATGCCGATTTTCGCCCTGGTGCCCGTGAGCGCGTCCAGGGGGCCTTTTTCACCGCGACTTTCTCGGTGATGGGGCATGTCGCCAAGGCCGATGGCAAGGTCACGCATGACGAGATTGCGATCGCCAATGCCATCATGGCCCAGCTCAGCCTGTCGACCGATATGCAACAGGCCGCACGGCGTTTGTTCAACGAGGGCAAGCAGGCGGGTTTCCCGCTGGACGATGTCCTCGAGCAGCTCCGTAGCGAGTGTCACCGCCGCGATACCCTGTTGCGCATGTTTATCGAGATCCAGATGCATGCCGCCTATGCCGATGGCGTGGTGCACCCGGCCGAGCGCCAGCTCATCGAGCATATTTGCGAGATATTAGGCTTTTCTCGTCAGGAGATGGAGCACCTCGAGGCCATGGTCAAGGCGCAACGCCACACGGGGGGGCGGGCGGGTCAGCCTGTCGGTCTTTCCGCGCAGGAGGCCTATGCCGTGCTGGGGGTCTCTGCAAAGACCAGTGATGCCGAGGTGAAAAAGGCCTATCGACGGCTGATGAGCCAGCATCACCCGGATAAACTTGTTTCCAAGGGTCTGCCGGAAGAGATGATGCAGCTGGCCAAGGAAAAGACCCAGGAAATACGTTCCGCATATGAGGTCATTAAAGAATCCCGTGGCATGAAATAGAGCAATTGATGATGCCCTGAACCTTCGGGGCGAAGGTTAGGGTACTCGCAATGAACCCGCAGGGTTCTGCGAGAGCATGGTGGCAGCCTTGCACATTCGCGCATAGAAGCCTTTGGCTTCATTATGCGTACCTCACCCATCTCCGATGGGTCGAGGCATCATCAATCAGAAGTACCGTCCACCACTGGCTATAGCGGTCACGATCAGACCCAGGCTCAGGTTCACCCCTATAAGTAGGCGTATTTGCGCCAGCCTGGCCCCAGCTGTGGGCAGGTCACCGGCGGCGATGGCCTGTTTCATGCGCCGGTAGGGGCCGAAGAAGACGTGCATATAGATAAGTATCATGAGGATGCCGAGGCCCTGCATGATATTCACGTAGAGCGGCAAGGTGGCGAAGCCGCCAAACAGTTTGAAGGCCATCCAGTAACCGCTGGCCAGTGACAGGAGCACCGAGACCCACACCCAGGGAAAGAAGCGGGCAAACACATCTCGCCACAATGGCAGGCGTTGCGGCGGTTCGAGCAGGCTGGCCGCAACCGGGCGCAGGGCCATGTAGGCGAAAAACATACCGCCAACCCAAATGGTGGCGGCGAGCATATGCAGGGCAATGGCGAGAGGCATTTTATTACGTCCTTCGAATCGCGGTAGGCGAGTTATTTTTTCATGCTATCGACAGGCATGTCGACCGCCATACCCCGGAACTGTGCCAGCCAGCTCTTCACTCGGCGCACCAGGTCGGCCTCGAGGCCCTGGAAGAAGTGATTGGCTCCCGCCACCTCGACCTGGCGATAGTGGCTATTTCCCGCCCTGCGGGCGGCCTGGGCACGGGCCTTGACCGAGTCGAGCACGGTCTCCAGGTCCTGGCTGCCATAGATATCCAGGACGGGGAGGGTGATCTTCTCGAGGAAGGCGAGGTTGTCCATACGCGGGTCTGCACCTTCACGGGCGCCCATGCCGATGGCGGCAAAGGCGGTGATGCCCTCGGCATTGTTCGCCAGGTACGAGGCGGCCATGCTGCTCCCCAGGCTGTGGGCGAGGATGATGATATTGTGATAGCCCTTTTCTTTCAGATAGGCGATGCCGGCCTGGATACGGGCCGGGACCTCGGCGAACAGCGGGGCATAGTCTTTATGGTCTGCCTCATTGGCCAGGATGGGTAATTGCAGTGACAGGCTGGCCCAGCCGTGAGCGGGCAGTTCCGAACGCAGGGGCTGGACGATATCCGGCCAGTCCGGGTGCACCCCACTGCCGTGTAAGACGATGACCGCGCCACTCGGCTTGTCGGTCTCGTGCTCGGCGTAGATGCCGAGGAATTTATTGCCGTCGGCCTCCAGCCAGGCGGCTTCACCGACAATGAGGCCATCGACTACCTGGTCGGCCCAGCGTTTTTCCTTCGCCGTGTCCGAGGCGTAGGCGCCATTAATTGAACATATCCCTATGAAAAATATATAAAAAAATTGCATTACAGGGGTTTTCATGTCGGGCTCCATCGGCTCGCTGTGAGCGACTAATGATACCCTGAAAAGCTGCAATATCCAGCCTGATCGGGTAAAGTGCGGCGTTCTGTTTACGGGTGTGCCCGGTAAGGGTGCGAACTCAACGAATTTTTAAGGGGTGATTGACCATGGCCGAAGATTTTATTGCACCGTCTATTTTGTCTGCTGATTTTGCCAAGCTGGGTGAGGAAGTCGACAAGGTCCTGGCCGCCGGTGCCGACGTCGTGCACTTTGATGTAATGGATAACCACTACGTGCCAAACCTGACTATTGGCCCACTGGTCTGTGAGGCGCTGCGCAAGCACGGCGTGACGGCACCGATTGACGTGCACCTCATGGTCAAGCCGGTGGACCGCATCATCCCGGATTTTGCCGCTGCCGGTGCTAGCTATATCACCTTCCACCCGGAGGCCTCCGAGCACATCGACCGTACCCTGCAGCTGATCCAGGCCGAGGGTTGTAAGTCAGGCTTGGTGTTTAACCCGGCCACTCCGCTGGATGTGCTTGAGCATGTTATCGACAAGATTGATGTTATTTTGTTGATGTCGGTTAACCCGGGCTTTGGTGGTCAGAGCTTTATCCCGCACACACTGGAAAAGCTGCGTGCCGCCCGCAAGATTATTGATGCCTCTGGTCGTGATATTCGTCTGGAAATTGATGGTGGCGTGAAGGTTGATAATATCCGTGAAATCAAGGAAGCCGGTGCCGATATGTTTGTTGCCGGTTCGGCCATCTTTGGTGCCAGGAACGATGCCGATGCCAACCTTTATGACACCGTGATTGGCCAGATGCGCGATGAGTTGGCGAAAGCGGTTTCCTCTTATAGCATGGAGATGTAAACGTAGCGGTCATTCTTTGCGGCCTTTGCGTTATATACTGGATTTGAAATATGAGCCTTAAAAAACCTGAAATGGTCCTGATCGATGTCGACGGCACGCTGGTCGACAGTGTGCCAGACCTCGCCTACTGCGTTGATGAGATGCTGAAGCAGCTCGACATGCCTGTGCGCGGTGAAGACCGCGTGCGTCACTGGGTTGGCAATGGCGTCGAACGCCTCGTCGAGCGCGCACTTACCGATGACCTCGATGGTCACCCGGATGAAGCACTCATGGCCAGGGCCTACCCGATCTTCCTCGATCTGTATGCCGAGAACACCTGCGTGCGTAGTGGCCTGTATCCCGGTGTCCGCGAAGGTCTGGATTACCTGAAAAAGGCCGGTTACAAGCTCGGTTGCGTGACCAACAAGGCCGAGGCCTTTACCGTGCCGCTGCTGAAGCAACTGGGTATCTATGACGAGTTTGCCATCGTCATCAGTGGTGACACGCTGGCGAAGAAAAAGCCGGACCCTCTACCCCTATTACATGCGGCGGAGTTTTTTAACGTTTCACCGCAGCAGTCCATGATGCTGGGCGATTCGGTCAGCGATGTGAAGGCGGCGCGCGCAGCGGGCTTCCAGATCACCTGTCTGACCTATGGCTACAATCATGGTGACAATATTGCCGATGCGAATCCGGATGGCTTGATTGATTCCATGGCTGAGTTAGAATCACTACTCGAGAACGCCGAGGCCCAATTGGCCTCGTGAAAATATAAAATAATAGTCATTTAGCGGATACATGAACATGGAAACAAAATTGGAACAACGATGGTGGCGCTGGTCTGCGTATAGAACCAGTAATGCCCTTGTAACCATGCCATGTACAGGAAATGACTATGACACTCGAACAATTCAACGCACTCGCCAACGCCGGCCATAACCGCATCCCCCTGATGCGCGAGGTCCTTGCCGACCTCGATACGCCGCTGAGTGCCTACCTCAAGCTTGCCGACGGCCCGTACTCCTATCTGTTTGAGTCCGTGCAGGGCGGGGAAAAGTGGGGTCGTTATTCGATTATCGGTTTGCCCTGCCGCAGCCTGTTGCGTGTACGGGGTTATGCGATTGAAATCGAGAAAGACGGCGAGATTATCGAGACCCATGAGGTCGAAGACCCACTGAGCTTCATCGAGGATTTCCAGTCACATTACCGCATGCCGGAAGTGGCGGGGCTGCCGCGTTTTACCGGCGGCCTGGTCGGTTATTTTGGCTACGACACCATCCGTTACATCGAGCCAAAACTCGCCAACGGCAACAAGCCAGACCCGCTTGATAACCCGGATATCCTGCTCATGGTCTCCGACGAGGTCGTGGTGTTCGATAACCTCTCCGGTAAGATGTTCGTCGTCATCCACGTTAACCCCGAGATAGCGGACGCCTACAACGTCGCTGAGCAACGCCTCGATGCCTTGGTGGCCAAGCTCAGGCAGGCGACGCCGGAATACCACCACGACGAGAGTGTGGGTAGTGAGGTCAAGGAATCGGACTTCGTCTCGGGGTTTACTGAAGACGGATTCAAGGCCGCCGTGGAGCGGGTCAAGGCGTACATCGTCGAGGGCGATGTCATGCAGACCG
Proteins encoded:
- the rpe gene encoding ribulose-phosphate 3-epimerase produces the protein MAEDFIAPSILSADFAKLGEEVDKVLAAGADVVHFDVMDNHYVPNLTIGPLVCEALRKHGVTAPIDVHLMVKPVDRIIPDFAAAGASYITFHPEASEHIDRTLQLIQAEGCKSGLVFNPATPLDVLEHVIDKIDVILLMSVNPGFGGQSFIPHTLEKLRAARKIIDASGRDIRLEIDGGVKVDNIREIKEAGADMFVAGSAIFGARNDADANLYDTVIGQMRDELAKAVSSYSMEM
- a CDS encoding phosphoglycolate phosphatase, coding for MSLKKPEMVLIDVDGTLVDSVPDLAYCVDEMLKQLDMPVRGEDRVRHWVGNGVERLVERALTDDLDGHPDEALMARAYPIFLDLYAENTCVRSGLYPGVREGLDYLKKAGYKLGCVTNKAEAFTVPLLKQLGIYDEFAIVISGDTLAKKKPDPLPLLHAAEFFNVSPQQSMMLGDSVSDVKAARAAGFQITCLTYGYNHGDNIADANPDGLIDSMAELESLLENAEAQLAS